A region from the Mesomycoplasma hyopneumoniae J genome encodes:
- a CDS encoding MurR/RpiR family transcriptional regulator translates to MSVLTISKNFKLTHIEKLIIRFIETKPRKFVEQTINELASTLFISVGTITQLTKKLGFNNFKELKKFVIEWLKLDEDNNLYNENDQIENINLLYVHSIEKTLAILNVSQINRIVDTVLKMDKIITYGTASSITVATEFSNNLRNLHLNSLCAKNISDIASWIGNPGSTCLVIFSVSMASRDAVALTKLAKQHQINTIFITSNTNLEKNSFSEVVYFDTLEQNNSIFPVGSKVSQLFIGDLISLKIRKKLNSSRSEFFNEFRRLWYKKIKNH, encoded by the coding sequence ATGAGTGTTCTAACCATTTCAAAAAATTTTAAATTAACTCACATTGAAAAATTAATTATCCGATTTATTGAAACAAAACCACGAAAATTTGTTGAGCAAACTATCAATGAACTTGCATCAACCTTATTTATAAGTGTCGGAACAATTACACAATTAACAAAAAAGCTTGGATTTAACAATTTCAAAGAATTAAAAAAATTCGTAATTGAATGACTTAAGCTTGATGAGGATAATAATTTATATAACGAAAACGACCAAATTGAAAATATTAACCTGCTTTATGTACACAGTATCGAGAAAACACTAGCAATTCTTAATGTTTCGCAAATTAATCGAATTGTTGATACTGTTCTTAAAATGGATAAAATTATTACTTATGGCACAGCCTCTTCAATAACTGTTGCTACAGAATTTTCAAATAATCTTAGAAATTTACACCTTAATAGCCTATGCGCAAAAAATATTTCCGATATTGCCTCATGGATTGGCAATCCTGGTAGTACTTGCCTCGTTATTTTTTCGGTTTCAATGGCTTCTCGCGATGCAGTTGCGCTTACTAAATTGGCAAAACAACACCAAATAAACACCATTTTTATAACTTCAAATACAAATTTGGAAAAGAATTCATTCTCAGAAGTAGTTTATTTTGATACTTTAGAACAAAATAATAGTATTTTTCCAGTTGGTTCTAAAGTATCACAACTTTTTATTGGTGATCTAATTTCGTTAAAAATTCGAAAAAAATTAAATAGTTCTCGTTCAGAATTTTTTAATGAATTTAGACGTCTTTGGTATAAAAAAATTAAAAATCATTAA
- the rpmF gene encoding 50S ribosomal protein L32 yields the protein MAIVPKRKTSKQRKHKRQSHSALKLPNLVSCSNCANKKLPHHICQFCGFYKNRKIISFKAVNDKN from the coding sequence ATGGCGATAGTTCCCAAGAGAAAAACATCAAAACAACGTAAACATAAAAGACAGTCGCATTCAGCGCTGAAATTACCAAATTTAGTCAGTTGTAGTAACTGTGCAAATAAAAAGCTACCTCATCATATTTGCCAATTTTGCGGTTTTTATAAGAACCGCAAAATTATAAGTTTTAAAGCAGTAAATGACAAAAATTAA
- the truB gene encoding tRNA pseudouridine(55) synthase TruB, with the protein MITFLYKPKKISSAKFLRQWSKTNLIKKAGHAGTLDPLASGLLLVATEDDTKLLQYLDQKTKTYLAKIQFGFWSTTYDAEGQIYPVEQAIKVTKDNLEQALNRLSESQKQVPPVFSSKKVSGKSAYHYARQGKQIELKPISIKISKTILINFDEKLQNCVIMWQVSRGCYIRSLADDLGKMLKTRAYLCDLERTKIGNFDKKFLNQSLKPQDLFDLQQVKLDLENLELLLQGKKINYFAKNSELNTLIFKDEVVGFGKIINNVLITKKLFGNRIKKIINT; encoded by the coding sequence ATGATTACATTTTTATATAAACCAAAAAAAATTAGCTCCGCAAAATTTCTAAGGCAGTGATCAAAAACTAATTTGATTAAAAAAGCAGGCCATGCAGGCACTCTTGATCCATTAGCATCCGGACTTTTATTGGTTGCAACTGAAGATGATACAAAATTATTACAATATTTAGATCAGAAGACAAAAACTTATTTAGCAAAAATTCAGTTTGGTTTTTGATCAACAACCTATGATGCCGAAGGTCAAATTTACCCGGTGGAACAGGCGATTAAAGTTACTAAAGACAATTTAGAACAAGCATTAAATAGATTATCAGAAAGCCAAAAACAGGTTCCACCAGTTTTTTCAAGTAAAAAAGTATCTGGAAAATCGGCTTATCATTATGCTCGTCAAGGTAAACAGATTGAATTAAAACCGATTAGTATTAAAATTAGTAAAACAATTTTAATAAATTTTGATGAAAAGCTGCAAAATTGTGTTATAATGTGACAAGTTTCTCGCGGTTGCTATATTCGCTCACTTGCTGATGATTTAGGAAAAATGCTAAAAACTAGGGCATACTTATGTGATCTTGAAAGAACAAAAATTGGGAATTTTGATAAAAAATTTTTAAATCAATCTTTAAAACCTCAAGATTTATTTGATTTGCAGCAGGTAAAATTAGATCTTGAAAATTTAGAATTATTATTACAAGGTAAAAAAATTAATTATTTTGCCAAAAACAGCGAGCTAAACACCTTAATTTTCAAAGATGAAGTTGTTGGTTTTGGTAAAATAATTAATAATGTACTAATTACGAAAAAATTGTTTGGCAACCGTATAAAAAAAATAATTAATACTTAA
- a CDS encoding YcsE-related riboflavin metabolism phosphatase, protein MNKFKLFATDIDDTIVPHGGQIIPDQIQLLFAKLKEKKIISTFVTGRDFITIGNLIAAKNVDFFIGANGAFIYDFQKKAIIYEKTIGISDFLRIVEFFDQRKTPYVIMGIKSIYTSNYYPKISSKFLRIYLDKIKPLSECDFKEKFHIFTIFDDHERVSQIQIDFENFINEKKLNVSVSSRWSWGFFIGAKNVDKMSTLEVLAKMNNIKTSEIIAFGDSRNDTRMLKNVGYGIAMENALDEVKEVADDLAPPMESFGVYLKTKQLKIID, encoded by the coding sequence ATGAATAAATTTAAACTTTTTGCCACAGATATCGATGATACAATAGTGCCCCATGGTGGTCAGATAATTCCTGATCAAATCCAGTTATTATTTGCAAAATTAAAAGAAAAAAAGATAATTTCAACTTTTGTAACCGGCCGTGATTTTATCACAATTGGTAATTTGATAGCGGCAAAAAATGTTGATTTTTTTATTGGTGCTAACGGTGCCTTTATTTATGATTTTCAAAAAAAAGCAATAATTTATGAAAAAACTATTGGGATAAGTGATTTTTTAAGAATAGTCGAATTTTTTGATCAGCGCAAAACACCTTATGTAATTATGGGAATTAAATCCATTTATACCTCAAATTACTATCCAAAAATTTCCTCTAAGTTCTTACGAATTTATCTAGATAAAATTAAACCTTTATCTGAATGTGATTTTAAAGAAAAATTTCATATTTTTACAATATTTGATGACCACGAAAGGGTATCACAGATTCAAATTGATTTTGAAAATTTTATTAATGAGAAAAAACTTAATGTATCGGTGAGCTCGCGTTGGTCATGAGGTTTTTTTATTGGAGCAAAAAATGTTGATAAAATGTCAACTTTAGAAGTTTTAGCCAAAATGAATAATATCAAAACAAGTGAAATTATTGCTTTTGGTGATTCCCGTAATGATACAAGGATGCTAAAAAATGTCGGTTATGGGATCGCAATGGAAAACGCCCTGGATGAGGTTAAGGAAGTAGCTGATGATCTAGCCCCGCCGATGGAATCATTTGGGGTTTATCTTAAAACAAAACAGTTAAAAATAATTGACTAA
- a CDS encoding FAD synthase, which translates to MVKVYTYPLANFDLKKPVFVLGGFEAFHLGHLKLLKIAAEISDEIVFMVIKDPSKLPKNTKENFSDLNARIQMMANSGVKNIILFDFNTELQQLRGEKFVEIFLKLQVDFFVVGKNFAFGKNASWNPEQLQEFFPRTKIIEHLKDGQKKISTKNLKLFLEFGDFENLNKFLATNFLISLKIDANKEFVWDKNLICPPAGFYLAYLVVVNKNLKFPVILQIKFANKTGKIHFFSKNEHFTGYLEIIKQIRYIYSNHTNNLRNDDIEIAKDFFLKNYKKN; encoded by the coding sequence ATGGTAAAAGTTTATACTTATCCGTTAGCTAATTTCGATTTAAAGAAGCCAGTTTTTGTCCTTGGTGGATTTGAAGCTTTCCATTTAGGGCATCTTAAACTATTAAAAATAGCCGCAGAAATCAGTGATGAAATTGTTTTTATGGTAATTAAGGACCCGTCAAAATTACCTAAAAATACAAAGGAAAATTTTTCAGATTTAAATGCTCGAATTCAGATGATGGCAAATTCAGGGGTTAAAAATATCATCCTTTTTGATTTTAATACTGAATTACAACAACTAAGAGGTGAAAAATTTGTCGAAATTTTCCTTAAATTACAAGTAGATTTTTTTGTTGTTGGTAAAAATTTTGCCTTTGGAAAAAATGCTAGTTGAAATCCAGAGCAATTACAAGAATTTTTTCCAAGGACAAAAATTATTGAACATCTAAAAGATGGACAAAAAAAAATTTCAACTAAAAATTTAAAATTATTTCTTGAATTTGGTGATTTTGAAAATTTGAACAAATTTTTGGCAACAAATTTTTTAATTAGCCTCAAAATTGATGCAAATAAGGAATTTGTTTGGGATAAGAATCTTATTTGTCCACCCGCTGGATTTTACCTCGCTTATTTGGTGGTAGTTAATAAAAATTTAAAATTTCCTGTAATTTTACAAATAAAATTTGCAAATAAAACTGGAAAAATTCATTTTTTTTCCAAAAATGAACATTTTACGGGTTATTTAGAAATTATTAAGCAAATTCGTTATATTTATTCAAACCATACTAATAATCTCAGAAATGATGATATAGAAATTGCTAAAGATTTTTTTCTAAAAAATTATAAAAAAAATTAA